In Fimbriiglobus ruber, a genomic segment contains:
- a CDS encoding GDSL-type esterase/lipase family protein produces MRRAIVVSLLVLGLAAVPAPAADPAGFPLKDGDVWVMAGDSITAQHLHSNYFEAFCYARYPKLKFAFRNSGVGGHTIPSTLARFDYDIAAWHPTVVSVELGMNDSGGTATDKFVANMGTMVARIRESKARPILFAASPVNDGTRAARLGGRNQRLDEYATALKTFAEKEQLPYADQFHALLDVWGKNKPRENLANSLGIVRGLAGDNSVAGVEHLREFLAAQDKSPDKPVSMNGDPVHPGPPGQLMMAAALLKALHADGFVSSVAVDASGKTADAKGCEVSGLKSGDNTVTFDRLDECLPFPIPEDARAVLSLAPDVLTLSAYTLKVNGLKDGEYLLKVDGVESARVSAKELAAGLNLTDLPRVAKAKGPNPLAAQSQAILAAVAAKEGVVGTWRALSQRAHAANANAALKAELGELTKKVEAADEKIREAARPQKRHFEIAPAPGV; encoded by the coding sequence ATGCGACGCGCGATCGTTGTTTCACTTCTCGTCCTCGGACTGGCGGCCGTTCCCGCACCGGCGGCCGACCCGGCCGGCTTCCCACTCAAGGACGGGGACGTCTGGGTGATGGCCGGGGACAGCATTACCGCCCAGCACCTGCACTCGAACTATTTCGAGGCGTTCTGCTACGCCCGATACCCGAAACTCAAATTCGCGTTTCGCAACTCCGGCGTCGGTGGGCACACCATTCCCTCGACTCTGGCCCGGTTCGACTACGACATCGCGGCCTGGCACCCGACCGTCGTCTCGGTCGAACTCGGAATGAACGACAGCGGTGGGACCGCGACCGATAAATTCGTCGCGAACATGGGCACGATGGTGGCCCGCATCCGGGAGAGTAAAGCCCGGCCGATTCTCTTCGCCGCCAGCCCCGTCAACGACGGTACCCGGGCGGCACGACTCGGCGGTCGAAACCAGCGACTCGACGAGTACGCCACGGCTCTCAAGACGTTCGCCGAAAAAGAACAACTGCCCTACGCCGATCAGTTCCACGCCCTCCTCGACGTCTGGGGCAAAAACAAGCCCCGGGAGAACCTGGCCAATTCACTCGGTATCGTCCGCGGGCTGGCCGGGGATAACTCGGTCGCCGGCGTCGAACACCTCCGGGAATTCCTGGCGGCCCAGGACAAAAGCCCCGACAAGCCCGTCTCCATGAATGGCGACCCGGTCCACCCCGGCCCGCCCGGCCAACTGATGATGGCCGCGGCACTGCTAAAGGCGCTGCATGCGGACGGATTTGTCAGCAGTGTGGCCGTCGATGCCTCCGGTAAGACTGCCGACGCGAAGGGGTGTGAGGTGTCCGGTCTGAAGTCCGGTGACAACACGGTGACCTTCGACCGGCTCGACGAGTGTCTACCCTTCCCGATTCCCGAGGACGCCCGGGCCGTACTCTCGCTGGCTCCGGACGTACTCACACTCAGCGCGTACACGTTGAAGGTGAACGGGCTCAAGGACGGTGAATATCTGTTGAAGGTGGACGGCGTCGAGTCTGCCCGGGTTTCAGCCAAAGAGCTGGCTGCGGGGCTCAACCTCACGGACTTGCCGCGCGTCGCGAAGGCCAAGGGGCCGAATCCGCTTGCCGCTCAGTCGCAAGCGATTCTCGCCGCGGTGGCGGCCAAGGAAGGAGTGGTCGGGACGTGGCGAGCGCTGTCGCAGCGAGCCCACGCCGCGAACGCCAATGCCGCGCTCAAAGCCGAGTTGGGCGAATTGACCAAGAAAGTAGAGGCCGCGGACGAGAAAATCCGCGAAGCGGCACGTCCCCAAAAACGGCACTTCGAGATTGCACCCGCTCCGGGCGTTTGA
- a CDS encoding DUF1501 domain-containing protein — protein sequence MSRPQPTRRGFLADTGMGCAALALGDLLWRDGIARAGADAHARPDGKPHFAPKAKSVIWVFLSGGVSQLETFDPKPALDKYAGKTYKQTGRPNPQDSPLFLKRSRSVVGMDRDLYTKIMPLQVGFKKHGKSGVEVSDWLPHLAGCVDDLAVVRSMYTTDNDHAAEFQMHTGRHALDEKQPALGSWVNYGLGSLNENLPRFAFLGQYSDTRVKQNFDPDYLGSEHAGIELSLDPANPLPFGTPGKGVLPKEQQEQFALVNELDRLAAARYPNDERLRARIAAYQLAYRMQTAAPEALDLSKETSETQKLYGIDNPITAVYGRRLLTARRLAERGVRFSLVYLSKYGEWDSHTELKTNHALSCSRVDKPLAGLVHDLKRTGLDKDVLVVCLTEFGRTPAVEDRKGFNSTGRDHHPHGFTIWFYGAGIKRGVVHGATDELGFHAVEHPHYVTDVHATVMNRLGLDFHKLEIPGRKRLDVDRGNPIAEIMT from the coding sequence ATGAGCCGGCCGCAACCGACCCGCCGCGGGTTCCTCGCCGACACGGGCATGGGCTGCGCCGCGCTGGCCCTCGGCGACCTCCTCTGGCGCGACGGCATCGCCCGCGCCGGAGCCGATGCCCACGCGCGGCCAGACGGCAAGCCGCACTTCGCTCCGAAGGCTAAGTCGGTCATCTGGGTGTTCCTGTCCGGTGGCGTCAGCCAGCTCGAAACCTTCGACCCGAAGCCGGCGCTCGACAAGTACGCCGGCAAGACGTACAAACAGACCGGCCGCCCGAACCCGCAGGACTCGCCGCTGTTCCTCAAGCGGTCGCGGTCGGTCGTCGGGATGGATCGCGACCTGTACACGAAAATCATGCCGCTCCAGGTCGGCTTCAAGAAGCACGGCAAGTCGGGCGTCGAGGTGAGCGACTGGCTGCCGCACCTGGCCGGCTGCGTGGACGACCTGGCGGTCGTCCGCTCGATGTACACGACCGACAACGACCACGCCGCCGAATTCCAGATGCACACCGGCCGGCACGCCCTGGACGAGAAGCAGCCAGCGCTCGGCTCGTGGGTCAACTACGGCCTCGGCTCGTTGAACGAAAACCTCCCCCGGTTCGCGTTCCTCGGGCAATACAGCGACACGCGGGTCAAGCAGAACTTCGACCCGGATTACCTCGGCTCCGAACACGCCGGGATCGAACTCTCGCTCGACCCGGCCAACCCGCTGCCGTTCGGTACGCCGGGCAAGGGCGTGCTGCCGAAGGAGCAGCAGGAACAGTTCGCGCTGGTGAACGAACTCGACCGACTGGCTGCCGCGCGATACCCGAACGACGAACGGTTGAGGGCGCGGATCGCGGCTTACCAGCTTGCTTACCGGATGCAGACCGCCGCGCCCGAAGCGCTCGATCTCTCCAAAGAAACCAGCGAAACGCAGAAGCTCTACGGCATCGACAACCCGATCACCGCCGTTTACGGTCGCCGGCTCCTGACCGCCCGTCGGCTCGCCGAGCGCGGGGTGCGCTTCTCCCTGGTCTACCTGAGCAAATACGGCGAGTGGGACTCGCACACGGAACTGAAGACGAACCATGCTCTCTCGTGTAGCCGCGTGGACAAACCGCTCGCCGGACTGGTCCACGACTTGAAGCGGACCGGACTGGATAAGGACGTCCTGGTCGTCTGCCTCACCGAGTTCGGGCGGACGCCGGCCGTCGAGGACCGCAAGGGCTTTAATTCCACCGGCCGCGACCACCACCCGCACGGCTTCACAATCTGGTTCTACGGGGCCGGCATCAAGCGCGGCGTGGTTCACGGGGCGACCGACGAACTCGGCTTCCACGCCGTCGAACACCCGCACTACGTGACCGACGTTCACGCCACCGTGATGAACCGACTCGGCCTCGACTTCCACAAGTTGGAGATCCCCGGCCGCAAGCGGCTCGACGTGGACCGCGGCAACCCGATCGCCGAAATCATGACGTAA
- a CDS encoding protein kinase domain-containing protein gives MPPVTPPASTADLLNLLRGSGIHKPGFLGERLGEFADLPQEPNRAADVLVRKGLLTRFQAKLLLAGRHKGFRLGPYIIRDQLGQGGMGTVYLAEHETLRRRVALKVLQPKQKGDHRVNVERFLREARAAAALDHPNIVRIHDVSQDGGIHYLGLEYVEGQTLEQLLTRGGPITPSLAVGYIAQAAAGLQHAHEKGFVHRDIKPANLMLTKDGTVKILDMGLARSETATDSLTELIDKGAVVGTADYISPEQALGNTTVDIRADIYSLGATFFVLATSRPPFEGNTSQKLVQHQMKAAPNLTDRDRTFPPELAKIIAKMLAKKPADRYQTPADVIAALAPWLSDDGGQKVVIGLSGMDQGSSSRLQETLNEIATKRIKRPEAKPEAEPQTPPQPIRRGSGKLVGAIAGAVVAALAIIGVIAYAAWPASKPTETAAAHPAPVPAQPASAQPAQALPAPAQPAPPQPAPPQPANVAPAPVPEDVKPAAPKPAGVASKVSIKAGVDGFYVQTPKYEAVIDKLDGCLSSFSASGVEFLRCGAGLAANKTTARGGYFYSEKNGHQGLVKLTDIQQPAPNVIVATGGSFSVRYEFGVNQLTVTGQNATDDTVPYYLLIDSAAVQDVINEKAEELSVPVARKQGDPLDPKWRTTTWVADKASLKVTDLSGDGTARIWGPFSEFQSQVWEADAKTYNNVQFTLEPVNGPERPKAVLKPGGVLITRSGSSRRVRTELYEATVDANACMPSLRVDGVEVLKANIDVSKGVYFLPGFPLPPFDIKQPSTTTISAQSDKAAVQYDFGPNKMTWTVENRSDQGMPFFVVMDTTVTGVCNDKDVWAKTPTGGPPNTNWATSTWYAGRAKFKMTGGSRIWGPWQDKYQVWEASLAPKEKRTVTVELGLTDATEAAKLGEITGTKPLLATALTLDAPMDYQVFQRKTKFEGAMTLNGRVRSDYDRLEVRTIGKSLQGAVPDQWREVPLPETTRSFETTVPTPAGGWYKVEVRAFKDGKVIGQMAVDHVGIGEVFIGAGQSNSTNCGQEKIRQNSGMVSSFSGTNWQLGDDPQPGVHDNSAGGSFWPAFGDAMFEEYQVPIGVASTGHSGTSVNQWAPGSDLCRWTTGRMNQLGKNGFRAVLWHQGESDVSMPADEYARKMTALIKETRRGAGWDVPWFVAQVSYHNPNQITFPLPRAAQKKLWESGTAFEGPDTDTLTGDNRDEGGKGIHFSAKGLKAHGKMWAEKVAVQLDKELAK, from the coding sequence ATGCCTCCCGTCACCCCGCCGGCGTCGACTGCGGATCTTCTCAACCTGTTGCGTGGCAGTGGGATCCACAAGCCTGGATTCCTCGGCGAGCGCCTGGGCGAGTTCGCGGACCTGCCCCAGGAGCCCAACCGCGCAGCCGACGTGCTGGTCCGCAAGGGACTGCTCACCCGCTTCCAGGCCAAGCTACTCCTGGCCGGTCGGCACAAGGGCTTCCGCCTCGGGCCGTACATCATCCGCGACCAGCTCGGGCAGGGCGGGATGGGGACGGTGTACCTCGCCGAACACGAGACACTCCGGCGGCGGGTCGCCCTCAAGGTTCTCCAGCCGAAGCAGAAGGGCGACCACCGCGTCAACGTCGAGCGATTCCTCCGTGAAGCCCGAGCCGCGGCCGCTCTCGACCACCCGAACATCGTCCGCATCCACGACGTTTCCCAGGACGGCGGGATTCATTACCTCGGGCTCGAGTACGTTGAGGGGCAGACCCTCGAGCAACTCCTGACCCGGGGCGGCCCGATCACGCCGTCGCTCGCGGTCGGGTACATCGCCCAGGCCGCCGCCGGGCTCCAGCACGCGCACGAGAAGGGCTTCGTCCACCGGGACATCAAACCGGCCAACCTCATGCTCACCAAGGACGGGACGGTCAAAATCCTCGACATGGGACTCGCCCGGTCGGAGACCGCCACAGACAGTTTGACCGAGCTGATCGACAAGGGTGCGGTAGTCGGAACGGCCGATTACATCTCTCCCGAACAGGCCCTGGGCAATACGACCGTCGACATCCGGGCCGACATCTACAGCCTCGGCGCGACGTTCTTCGTCCTGGCGACTTCGCGACCGCCCTTCGAAGGGAACACCTCGCAGAAACTGGTCCAGCACCAGATGAAAGCGGCCCCGAACCTGACCGATCGCGACCGGACGTTCCCGCCCGAACTCGCGAAGATCATCGCGAAGATGCTCGCGAAGAAGCCGGCCGACCGGTATCAGACGCCCGCCGACGTGATTGCCGCGTTAGCCCCCTGGCTCTCCGACGACGGCGGCCAAAAAGTGGTCATCGGCCTCTCGGGCATGGACCAGGGCAGTTCGAGCCGCTTGCAAGAAACCCTCAACGAAATCGCCACGAAACGCATCAAGCGGCCAGAAGCTAAACCCGAGGCCGAACCCCAGACGCCACCGCAGCCTATTCGCCGGGGAAGTGGCAAATTGGTCGGCGCGATAGCCGGGGCGGTCGTGGCGGCCCTGGCGATAATCGGTGTCATCGCGTATGCCGCCTGGCCGGCCTCCAAGCCGACGGAGACGGCCGCCGCTCATCCGGCTCCTGTTCCGGCGCAGCCAGCATCGGCCCAGCCAGCGCAGGCTCTGCCAGCACCAGCCCAACCGGCGCCACCCCAGCCAGCACCACCCCAGCCAGCGAACGTAGCCCCGGCACCCGTGCCGGAGGACGTCAAACCAGCCGCTCCCAAACCGGCGGGTGTGGCCTCCAAGGTCTCGATCAAGGCGGGGGTCGATGGGTTTTACGTCCAGACGCCGAAGTATGAAGCGGTGATCGACAAGTTGGACGGCTGCCTCAGCAGCTTCAGCGCGTCCGGGGTCGAATTCCTTCGGTGCGGCGCGGGCCTGGCGGCTAATAAAACGACCGCCCGCGGCGGGTATTTCTACTCCGAGAAAAACGGCCACCAGGGGCTGGTCAAGCTGACCGACATCCAACAACCCGCCCCGAACGTCATCGTTGCGACGGGGGGTTCGTTCTCCGTCCGATACGAGTTCGGTGTAAACCAACTGACCGTGACTGGTCAGAACGCGACCGACGACACCGTGCCGTATTACCTCCTGATCGATTCCGCGGCCGTTCAGGACGTGATTAACGAGAAGGCCGAAGAACTCTCGGTGCCGGTCGCCCGCAAACAAGGTGATCCGCTCGACCCGAAATGGCGCACGACGACGTGGGTAGCCGACAAGGCGAGCCTCAAGGTGACCGACCTGTCGGGCGACGGAACAGCGCGAATCTGGGGGCCGTTCTCCGAATTCCAGTCCCAAGTCTGGGAAGCCGACGCGAAAACCTACAACAACGTCCAGTTCACCCTGGAGCCGGTAAATGGTCCGGAGCGGCCGAAGGCCGTGCTGAAGCCGGGCGGCGTCCTGATCACCCGGTCCGGCTCGTCCCGGCGGGTTCGGACGGAACTGTACGAGGCGACGGTCGACGCGAACGCCTGCATGCCCAGCCTTCGGGTCGACGGCGTCGAGGTGCTGAAAGCCAACATTGACGTGTCGAAGGGCGTCTACTTCCTTCCGGGATTCCCCCTGCCCCCGTTCGACATCAAGCAACCGTCTACTACGACCATTTCCGCCCAGAGTGACAAGGCGGCGGTCCAGTACGACTTCGGCCCCAACAAGATGACCTGGACGGTCGAGAACAGGTCGGACCAGGGAATGCCGTTCTTCGTCGTCATGGACACGACCGTGACCGGAGTTTGCAACGACAAGGATGTGTGGGCGAAAACGCCGACCGGCGGGCCGCCGAACACGAACTGGGCGACGAGTACCTGGTATGCGGGACGGGCGAAATTCAAGATGACCGGGGGCAGCCGGATCTGGGGTCCGTGGCAGGACAAGTACCAGGTCTGGGAGGCGTCCCTGGCCCCGAAGGAGAAGCGGACGGTTACCGTCGAACTCGGCTTAACGGACGCCACCGAGGCGGCCAAATTGGGCGAAATCACTGGGACCAAACCGCTGCTGGCCACCGCCCTGACGTTGGACGCTCCGATGGACTATCAGGTTTTCCAGCGGAAGACCAAATTCGAGGGGGCGATGACGCTGAACGGCCGCGTCCGGTCGGACTATGACCGGCTCGAAGTGCGGACAATTGGCAAGTCGCTCCAGGGAGCCGTCCCGGACCAGTGGCGGGAAGTTCCACTCCCCGAGACCACTCGGTCGTTTGAAACAACTGTCCCGACACCCGCGGGGGGCTGGTATAAGGTTGAGGTCCGCGCCTTCAAGGACGGCAAGGTGATCGGCCAGATGGCGGTCGATCACGTCGGGATCGGCGAAGTGTTCATCGGAGCAGGGCAGTCCAACTCCACCAACTGCGGGCAGGAGAAGATCCGCCAGAACAGCGGGATGGTATCCAGCTTCAGCGGCACGAACTGGCAACTGGGCGACGACCCGCAGCCCGGGGTTCACGACAACAGTGCCGGGGGCAGTTTCTGGCCCGCGTTCGGCGACGCGATGTTCGAGGAATATCAGGTTCCGATCGGGGTCGCCTCGACGGGCCATTCCGGCACCAGCGTTAACCAATGGGCGCCCGGCAGCGATCTCTGCCGCTGGACGACGGGCCGCATGAATCAGCTCGGGAAGAACGGCTTCCGGGCCGTGCTGTGGCACCAGGGCGAGTCCGACGTATCGATGCCGGCGGACGAGTACGCCCGCAAGATGACGGCTCTCATCAAGGAAACGCGGCGGGGAGCGGGCTGGGACGTGCCGTGGTTCGTGGCCCAGGTGTCGTACCACAACCCGAACCAGATTACCTTCCCGCTCCCGCGGGCGGCCCAGAAGAAGCTTTGGGAAAGCGGCACCGCGTTCGAAGGCCCGGATACAGACACCCTGACGGGCGACAACCGCGACGAAGGCGGGAAGGGGATTCACTTCAGCGCGAAGGGTCTGAAAGCCCACGGCAAGATGTGGGCCGAGAAGGTCGCCGTCCAGCTCGACAAGGAACTGGCGAAGTAA
- a CDS encoding PSD1 and planctomycete cytochrome C domain-containing protein encodes MHAWLAALLGLLAIASVAGAAAPVDYVKDVKPILRARCYSCHGALQQKGKLRVDSGDLLRKGGVSGPAVRPDTPGLSQLLLRVAEKDPEERMPPEGQPLTDKEIATLKAWVEQGAKVPLNDKPEADPRDHWAFRKPVRPVIPAPIGKAWGGNPVDALLADKHREKGLTPNPPAGKAVLLRRVYLDLIGLPPTREEVAAFLADPAADAYEKVVDRLLTDPRYGERWARHWMDVWRYSDWYGRRAVPDVMNSYPTVWRWRDWIVASLNAGKGYDRMVAEMLAADELDPADETNVVATGFLVRNWFKWNYNNWMRDNVEHTGKAFLGLTMNCCHCHDHKYDPITQREYFRLRAVFEPLELRHDRVPGEPDPGPFKKYVYGVAYGPIASGKVRVFDEKPDAETFVYAAGDERNKTAGAAAVPPGVPGALGSLTPTPITLPPTAWYPGLKPFIRAEELAKRTPAVAAAETALKAGAPIPSFSNMAGWEDFFRARHVAEARLAVARADLGSVQARIAADDAMYLGGPGNADELAKAAAKAERQLQHATTVLALAQAEQALAPVRRKAAADTKAKPEADKLAAAAETARKQVDAAAVAVAVVSTEYTAFSPVYPKQSSGRRLALAKWITGPDNPLAARVAVNHLWRWHFGRALAEPTFDLGRNGKPPSNPALLDWLAVELQSNGWKMKPLHRLIVTSRAYRMDSSEPPAADARRAHDPDNVYLWRFPTARMEAEVVRDSVLYLAGELDPKAGGPEIPHEQGLTSHRRSLYFAYHGESKMGFLELFDAANPCDAYTRTASVTPQQALVLSNSELTLRSGRALARKLATAFPTDRAAFARAAFEQVLGRTPDPDEVAAAVRFLDRQVELLKSAPKPPAAGPSADPLLRAMEGLVVALFNHNDFVTIR; translated from the coding sequence ATGCACGCCTGGCTCGCCGCGTTGCTCGGTTTGTTGGCTATTGCGTCGGTCGCCGGCGCCGCCGCGCCGGTTGATTACGTCAAGGACGTGAAGCCGATCCTGCGCGCCCGCTGCTACTCGTGTCACGGGGCCCTCCAACAAAAAGGCAAGCTCCGCGTCGACAGCGGCGACCTGCTCCGCAAGGGCGGCGTGAGTGGCCCCGCGGTCCGGCCGGACACGCCGGGACTCAGCCAACTTCTCCTCCGAGTTGCGGAGAAGGACCCGGAAGAGCGGATGCCGCCCGAAGGCCAACCGCTGACGGACAAGGAAATTGCCACACTCAAGGCGTGGGTCGAGCAGGGTGCGAAAGTCCCACTCAACGATAAGCCCGAAGCCGACCCGCGCGATCACTGGGCATTCCGAAAGCCCGTCCGGCCGGTGATACCAGCCCCCATCGGCAAAGCCTGGGGCGGAAACCCCGTCGACGCTCTCCTGGCCGACAAGCATCGCGAGAAGGGACTGACGCCGAACCCGCCCGCGGGCAAGGCCGTGCTACTCCGTCGCGTCTACCTCGACCTCATCGGCCTGCCGCCGACCCGCGAGGAGGTCGCGGCGTTTCTCGCGGACCCGGCGGCCGACGCCTACGAGAAGGTGGTCGATCGCCTGCTCACCGACCCGCGGTACGGCGAGCGGTGGGCGCGGCACTGGATGGACGTATGGCGGTACTCCGATTGGTACGGCCGTCGGGCCGTTCCGGACGTGATGAACAGCTACCCGACCGTCTGGCGCTGGCGGGACTGGATTGTGGCGTCGCTGAACGCCGGCAAGGGGTACGACCGGATGGTGGCGGAGATGCTCGCCGCCGACGAACTCGACCCGGCCGACGAAACGAACGTGGTCGCCACCGGCTTCCTGGTCCGCAACTGGTTCAAGTGGAATTACAACAACTGGATGCGCGACAACGTGGAGCACACGGGGAAGGCCTTCCTCGGCCTGACCATGAACTGCTGCCACTGCCACGACCACAAGTACGACCCGATCACCCAGCGCGAATACTTCCGCCTCCGGGCCGTCTTCGAGCCGCTCGAACTGCGGCACGACCGCGTGCCCGGCGAACCCGACCCCGGCCCGTTCAAGAAGTACGTGTATGGCGTCGCCTATGGCCCCATCGCCAGCGGCAAGGTGCGGGTCTTCGACGAGAAGCCGGACGCCGAGACGTTCGTCTACGCCGCTGGCGACGAACGCAACAAGACGGCCGGCGCCGCGGCCGTCCCGCCCGGCGTGCCCGGCGCTCTCGGGAGCCTGACGCCTACCCCGATTACGCTTCCGCCCACGGCATGGTATCCCGGCCTGAAGCCGTTCATCCGCGCTGAAGAACTGGCGAAGCGCACGCCGGCAGTCGCAGCGGCCGAGACGGCGTTGAAAGCCGGCGCGCCCATTCCGTCTTTCTCGAACATGGCGGGCTGGGAAGATTTCTTTCGCGCCAGGCACGTGGCCGAAGCCCGGCTGGCGGTCGCCCGCGCCGATCTCGGGTCCGTCCAGGCGCGAATCGCGGCCGACGACGCGATGTACCTCGGCGGGCCGGGCAACGCCGACGAACTGGCGAAAGCCGCGGCCAAGGCCGAGCGCCAGCTGCAGCATGCCACCACGGTTCTGGCGCTGGCGCAAGCCGAACAAGCGCTGGCCCCGGTGAGGCGGAAAGCGGCAGCCGACACGAAGGCGAAGCCGGAAGCCGACAAACTCGCCGCCGCGGCCGAAACCGCCCGAAAGCAAGTCGACGCGGCCGCGGTCGCCGTGGCGGTCGTCTCGACAGAGTACACCGCGTTCAGTCCCGTTTATCCGAAGCAGAGTTCCGGCCGCCGGCTCGCCCTCGCGAAGTGGATCACCGGGCCGGACAACCCGCTCGCGGCGCGGGTGGCCGTCAACCACCTCTGGCGGTGGCACTTCGGCCGGGCGCTCGCCGAACCGACCTTCGACCTCGGCCGCAACGGCAAGCCGCCGTCGAACCCCGCGCTGCTCGACTGGCTCGCCGTCGAACTCCAATCGAACGGCTGGAAGATGAAACCGCTCCACCGGCTGATCGTCACCAGTCGCGCCTACCGGATGGATTCGTCCGAGCCGCCTGCCGCGGACGCCCGCCGTGCCCACGACCCGGACAACGTCTACCTGTGGCGATTCCCGACCGCCCGAATGGAGGCCGAGGTCGTCCGCGACAGCGTACTCTACCTCGCCGGCGAACTCGATCCCAAGGCCGGCGGCCCCGAGATTCCGCACGAACAGGGTCTGACATCTCATCGCCGCAGCCTTTACTTCGCCTACCACGGCGAGAGCAAGATGGGCTTCCTCGAACTGTTCGACGCGGCGAACCCGTGCGATGCATACACTCGCACCGCCTCCGTTACGCCGCAACAGGCGCTGGTGCTGAGTAACAGCGAACTCACCCTGCGGAGTGGTCGGGCATTGGCCCGCAAGCTCGCGACAGCATTTCCGACGGACCGGGCCGCGTTCGCCCGAGCGGCGTTCGAGCAGGTGTTGGGTCGCACGCCGGACCCGGACGAAGTGGCTGCGGCGGTTCGCTTCCTGGACCGCCAGGTGGAGTTGTTGAAGTCGGCCCCGAAACCGCCTGCCGCCGGCCCGTCCGCCGACCCGCTCCTTCGTGCGATGGAAGGGTTGGTCGTCGCCCTCTTCAACCACAACGATTTCGTAACGATCCGCTAA